One window of the Spea bombifrons isolate aSpeBom1 chromosome 8, aSpeBom1.2.pri, whole genome shotgun sequence genome contains the following:
- the LOC128502612 gene encoding tumor necrosis factor-like, which produces MNNVESQMENGVHIVRLAKPKERSGKWLGICAFTLLAASTLFFALLHFGVIPSPAKKEEFKMPEILRIQTYLDSLPKAGAQQSDGKKLVAHLTGTAKGGQINWQGTTMNALMEDGLEIQNNRLVIPRGGLYFVYTQVVFTGSSCLEPIQLTHKVTKSSKSYNNKKQSILSSTKTACEVPSPSAWFQPMYQGGVFELEKGDVLETETTNVKSVNFNDGNTYFGIVAV; this is translated from the exons ATGAATAACGTAGAATCCCAGATGGAGAACGGCGTCCATATTGTCAGACTGGCGAAGCCCAAAGAGCGCTCCGGTAAATGGCTTGGAATCTGCGCTTTTACCCTCTTAGCGGCGTCCACTCTCTTTTTCGCCCTGCTGCATTTTGGGGTCATTCCGTCTCCTGCGAAAAAG GAGGAATTTAAAATGCCCGAAATTTTGCGCATCCAGACCTATTTAG ATTCTTTACCCAAAGCTGGGGCTCAGCAGAGCGATGGGAAGAAGTTGGTGGCTCACTTGACCG GTACGGCAAAAGGTGGACAAATAAACTGGCAAGGAACAACCATGAATGCCCTGATGGAAGACGGACTGGAAATACAAAACAATAGACTGGTTATCCCAAGGGGTGGACTCTACTTTGTATACACACAGGTGGTCTTCACGGGTTCTTCCTGCTTGGAACCCATTCAACTCACCCATAAAGTCACTAAGTCCAGCAAAtcgtacaataataaaaaacagtcCATCCTCTCGTCAACCAAAACGGCCTGTGAGGTTCCTTCTCCCTCAGCCTGGTTCCAGCCTATGTACCAAGGTGGAGTTTTCGAGCTCGAGAAGGGAGACGTTCTTGAGACCGAAACCACAAATGTTAAGTCTGTTAATTTTAACGACGGGAACACGTACTTCGGCATCGTTGCCGTCTAA
- the LOC128503902 gene encoding lymphotoxin-alpha-like, whose protein sequence is MKTGETGFLVKSKIAQKHLSDTDASYARRHHAGDIIQNLHARNIFPKTFLGFPADDPLPPFPCGVIPNSGLKIRSKPTKGGKKPAAHFEVDSYKGNTILWRNDTDNAFFQGGLSLKDNKVYIPGNGLYYVYTQATFRGRKCPAQSSISHAVLLQSGPYGQVINLLSAQKTACGEQPTETPSSDHGRTQRWSRSIFQGGIFDLEKGDLLYTTTNGQEYLSWTSGESYLGVYAL, encoded by the exons ATGAAGACGGGGGAGACGGGGTTTTTGGTGAAGTCGAAG ATCGCCCAGAAACACCTTTCAGACACAGACGCATCATACGCTCGCAGACATCATGCCGGTGACATCATCCAGAACCTGCATGccagaaatatttttccaaAGACATTCTTGGGCTTCCCTGCTGACGATCCTCTACCTCCTTTCCCTTGTGGGGTCATCCCCAATTCAG GTCTTAAAATAAGGTCGAAGCCCACCAAAGGTGGCAAGAAGCCGGCTGCTCATTTTGAAG TCGACTCTTACAAAGGAAACACTATCCTCTGGAGGAACGACACCGACAACGCCTTCTTCCAGGGGGGTCTGTCGCTGAAGGACAATAAAGTCTATATACCCGGTAACGGCCTGTACTATGTCTACACCCAGGCCACCTTCCGCGGACGCAAATGCCCAGCGCAGAGCTCCATTTCTCACGCGGTGCTTCTCCAGTCTGGCCCGTACGGACAGGTCATAAACCTGCTAAGCGCTCAGAAGACAGCTTGCGGGGAGCAGCCTACGGAGACGCCGAGCTCGGATCACGGGAGGACTCAGCGGTGGAGCAGATCCATATTTCAAGGAGGAATATTTGACCTTGAGAAGGGGGACTTGCTCTATACCACAACCAATGGGCAGGAATACCTGAGCTGGACCTCCGGAGAGTCCTACCTAGGGGTGTATGCGCTGTGA
- the LOC128503903 gene encoding uncharacterized protein LOC128503903 has product MEKLRVFLPLLCLFASAYGDSDCPQLHGTPSDLTQVDGLWNIKVISTFKELERLEDIHYMFSRISVTDTEANLTCYSNPIYEFQLEAYRALRKAEDTKALSYIQKSTDGDIYTTTFIQPNRESLITVHLENNDVKVAVLYSKVLSAPDSLIENFKKWSKCHKLDHIKEFEISVNYAQSCHGLLEPVEHHEDIEHSVSLGLVAKSSSSVDVHYLRRILYTGRLEISREGDNYTVKEILTAPVDTLLFEHTFRKGHHEDKFKLITFKTEKGLLLLGVKTETAQTLYLASKSSKAKESVLEKFEKQARCFETNHIYFIPGSKIHDYEHEACSEILKQMSPLNIKESQGKWTLTASAYEKIDSALSDISVTHGWMEIVLEDDVPHMSYASIYYGSLLRMGSESIEVEEAGGFVTFKEKSTKIKSVMYRMSPNCIMFTTHLPKHPEGMVFLFCHSPQVSHGDIKKFASYATCMEYGSIVIRRHSTMSCLDVPHEIQHLDVEKIGGKWTVHAVASDLNLEGREVDPEIHVSARGEEVFFQARSRNITASLVENRKLHFTEGDRKFEMRLYQPSENTLIMWSGDTEQRLVSLGLLWGQLSRELQV; this is encoded by the exons TTTCAACCTTCAAGGAGTTAGAGCGTCTGGAAGACATTCATTATATGTTTTCACGTATATCTGTAACAGACACCGAAGCGAACCTAACGTGTTACAGCAACCC GATCTACGAGTTCCAGCTGGAAGCCTACAGAGCTCTTCGAAAAGCTGAGGACACGAAGGCTTTGTCCTATATTCAGAAATCTACGGATG GAGATATTTATACCACAACGTTTATCCAACCCAATCGAGAGAGTTTGATTACAGTCCATCTGGAAAACAACGATGTAAAGGTGGCGGTTTTGTACA GCAAAGTATTATCGGCTCCAGATTCTTTAATCGAGAATTTCAAAAAGTGGAGCAAATGTCACAAGCTGGACCACATTAAAGAGTTTGAAATAAGCGTCAATTATG CACAGAGCTGTCATGGCCTCCTCGAACCAGTGGAGCATCATGAAGATATTGAG CACAGCGTCTCGCTGGGACTCGTCGCTAAATCTTCTAGCTCGGTCGATGTCCATTATCTCAGAAGGATACTCTATACGGGAAGGCTGGAAATCAGCAGAGAAGGAGACAATTACACCGTGAAAGAGATCCTCACCGC GCCGGTGGATACCCTTCTGTTTGAGCACACGTTCAGAAAGGGACACCATGAAG ACAAGTTTAAGTTAATAACGTTTAAGACGGAGAAAGGCCTGCTGCTGCTGGGAGTCAAAACGGAGACGGCTCAAACATTATACCTGGCGT cgaAGTCATCTAAAGCTAAAGAATCCGTGTTGGAAAAGTTTGAGAAGCAGGCCCGGTGCTTTGAAACAAATCACATCTACTTTATTCCGGGGAGTAAGATACACGATTACG aacatgAGGCTTGCTCTGAGATCCTAAAACAGATGTCCCCTCTTAACATCAAAGAG TCCCAAGGTAAATGGACTCTGACGGCTTCGGCGTATGAGAAGATTGATTCTGCGCTCTCGGATATTTCGGTCACTCACGGCTGGATGGAAATAGTTCTGGAGGATGATGTTCCTCACATGTCCTATGCGTCAATATA TTATGGCTCGTTGTTGAGAATGGGAAGTGAAAGCATTGAAGTGGAAGAGGCCGGGGGTTTCGTGACATTTAAAG AGAAAAGCACAAAGATTAAGTCGGTCATGTACCGGATGAGCCCCAACTGCATCATGTTCACAACGCACCTCCCGAAGCACCCGGAGGGAATGGTCTTCCTGTttt GCCATTCCCCGCAGGTTTCCCATGGAGATATTAAAAAGTTTGCCAGCTACGCGACCTGTATGGAGTACGGCAGCATCGTCATACGGAGGCATTCCA CAATGTCTTGCTTAGACGTACCGCATGAAATTCAGCACCTGGACGTGGAAAAG ATAGGGGGAAAGTGGACCGTCCACGCTGTGGCCTCTGATCTGAACCTGGAGGGGAGAGAGGTAGACCCCGAGATCCACGTTTCCGCTCGCGGGGAGGAGGTCTTCTTCCAAGCCCG GTCAAGGAACATTACCGCTTCGCTAGTGGAGAACAGAAAACTTCACTTCACGGAAG GTGACCGCAAATTTGAAATGAGACTCTATCAGCCCTCCgagaatacattaataatgtggAGCGGAGACACCGAGCAGCGGCTGGTCTCTCTAGGGCTACTAT GGGGGCAGCTGTCCCGGGAGCTTCAGGTTTAG